TCGGCTTGCCCTGCTGGAATGAACTCTCGCGCCCTTTGCGGTTCAGAAAATATCCCTGCCCGTCATACCAATAGATGCCGTCCTTATCATCCGGCAAAAGCACTTTCCCATCCGCATACGCGCAGTCCTCGCAAAACCAAATGCCCGTCTCGATTTTCACCGCGTCGGGCGTCTTCGCGTTTTTCACCACCGGCCGCCGCTTCTCCACCGGAACCCACCCGCAAGAATCCACTTGGTTGATGATCCGCCACGCGTTGCCGTGCGTATAATCCTGATGCAACTTTTGCAGCGCGACTTGATTGCCAAACCACGCGAAATTTCCACACCCCAGACACCACTCGCGAAACCGCTCCGGCGAGGCGAACGCTTTTTTATCCAGCATGTACGTCCCCTCATGCAACGGTCCCTGGCTGACTTCACCCAAAATATTCCGCAACCGCACGAGCCGCTGCACTTCGCCATTGGACTTGCGCAACAGGAACAGGCATTGAATTTCAAAATCGCTCACCGGTTCCGGTGAACCATCGAGCAATAATTCCATAAACCATTTGCGGTCCCACTGCTTCGCATCGCGGAAAATTTTCACCTGTTGCTTGCACCAGACGTAATCTTCCTTCTGGTCCCTCGGCGACATCTCGCGCCGGACATAATACGCGCCGGCATTTTGCGGGTCTTGCGGCAACACCGCTTCCCATTTGCCGATTTCTTCACGCGCGCGCCAGCAATGTTCCCATTCCCGGTCCTCCGCCAGTTTTTTTAATTTGGCGATCACCTTGCGCTCCTTATCTCCGCCGCACGGCAGCTTAGGTTCGTAAAGCTTGCGTTCCACTTCGTCGCAGATGAATTTTTCGTCTTCATCCTTGAACAAAGTTTGCTGGCCCAATTCGTACGGCACCAGCGACCGCTCCAACGCCTCAAAGAAATCATCGTATAAATCCGCGCCCAGCGCAGACCCCAGCACGAACGCCGGCGGCGGCCCTCCCTCGGGCTCGCGTTGCGGCGGCGTCTGGCCCAGACTTGATGATTCGTCTGCCACGTTGTTGCTATCTCATTCAAAAGCCATGCGACTCGGTTTGCTCAAATCGTTTCAAATTCCTCCGGCGCCGACCGCACCGAATATAGTTTCGGCGAATATCGGTGGAAGGCGAACAACTGCTTCTCGGTTACATCAAATGCAGCCTTGTGATTCCCATGAGGCTCAAAGAAAAGCACCCCATACCAGGGCGTCGAAACAATGTCGCCAGTGGCCCCGAACCCGCATTCTTGGCGCGGTGCGCCTATGTAGATTGCCTCTCCGATAAATACCTGCGGTTGTTCAGGCCCGAAAAAACAATCCACACACCGCACCGTCTCCTGGTCCGCCCCCAGGTCGAGGTTGAGACGGCCCAAAGGCCGCCTCAACCCGCAACAGGCGCAGAAGTCCACGAGACCCGTTTCACCGAATGCTGTTTCACTTACTGTCGCCATAATGTTTCAACCGCGTTGCTATCTGTCTTTGGTGATGCCGAAAGCGCGGTCCAATGCCCGCAATGCGCGCGCGCGAATTTTCGCGCCATCCGGCCCTTCCGGCGCTTGCCAGTCGTACTTAGCGCCCGCCGCCATCACGATCCGGATCCCGCGCTCGCCCAATTCCTCGTAATGTCCGATGTTGGAAACCACGATGCGAATGCCCCCTTCAAGCAGAATGCCCTCGCCCGCTTCCATCCCCCGCCGCCCAAGCTGTGCCGTGTTTGAGTAATGCTGATGCTGCTGTTGCTGCTGTTGGGCCTGCGGTTGCTCCAGGCGCTCTTTCATCAACGCCGGCAACTGCTCAATATGGGTAATATCAGGAAACAACTCTTTGAGTTCGCCGACCACCTTCGCGTTATAGTTAGCGCGCTCAATGTTATCCGCTTCGATTTTTCCCGAGGAACAGTCACAAACCTTGCCGCTTGCTCCCGGCGTCGGAATGAGTCCCGTATCCGAACACTTCTGACATTTGAACGGCGAGGCTGTCGCTCCCGTTCCCGTCGCTGCATCCGCTGGCGTCGCCGCCGTCTCGGTTGCTGTTTTCGTTTCTTTTGCCATTTTATTTTGCCTTTTTTGTTGATGTTGTGGTTTTGGATTGGGTGAGAAATGTTTCATAAGCCCTTTTGCGGTCAAAACATTCGACCGCCGAAACGGCCAACCCCGCGACTTTGATTAAGTATTGCCGCCGTTCCAGCGGCGTGGCTGATTCCGCCCGTTCGTTGTGGTCCACGATGAATAAATGCCAATCCTTTTGGGTATGACGGTCATCGTGTCTAAAATCGTGCGGACCGCGGCCGTATTTTTGCCGACCGTGATTTTGTTCCGCCTGAATTTCCTGCGCGATTTTTCGGTTCATAAAATTATTTTGCGTGGAGCGTCATCTCGGTTAGAATTGACCTGATCTGCTTGAGCGCCACCTTCGCATTCAATTTTCCCGACCGCTCCAGGCCTGACACACTCGCGATCGCGCCTAGATAATATTCCGGCTTGTGTACGATCGGCGGGTTCGCCGCCGCCCGGTCACTCACCGCCGCTGCTGGAGAATTTTCATTGTTCATGGTCATCGCTTTCGTTCGTCAAATCGGCTTTCGCGCTGTTGTGAAATTGCGCCATCGCCTTCTCGCTATTTTCTTTGGCAAAATCTTCCGACGCGTAATGCGCCTTGCACCGTTCGCAATCGAATCCCTTGTGATGCTCAAGCGTCTCTGCCTGATCCAGCGTCAGCGGCAGCCCGCAATCCGGGCACGATTCATGGAACTTTTTGGGATTCACGATTGGAATTGAAGGTGCCGGGGCCGGCCACCAAGCCACATGACGCCAGTCATGCTGACGCTCCCGGCACCTTCAAATGGTTTTAGCTCGTCGCCTCCGTCGTTGCTGGCGCGGGAGTTGGCGCCGTCTCTGGGGACGCCACCTCGTCAGGTTTGGGCTTTGCCAATTCCAAATCGGATTCTGAAAACACCAGTTTGTGCAACTGGTGATCCGAATCGAAATATGCGCACTGAACGCGCCCGTCATCCCAGAAGCCATCCACAACCATTCGCCGGTCAGCATTTGAATAACCGGACACGACGTCGCCGATTTTGAATTTTCTGACTGGCCCGCTTGCACTCGACGCTGATGCGGCGGATGCGACTGGACCAGCACATGCGTTTTCCCGTTCGGTTGGCGGCGGCGTTCCTGCAAGAAGAACTGCGTTAATCATCAACCCACCGATAGCTCCCTGTGCGTATCCGAGGTCAATTCCCAAATGACCACACCCTTTGGCATAGACACCGGTAGTGCTTCCATCGGCCCAAGGAGTATCCGGAATCAGTGTGTTGGCATCGCAGACCTGGGCAACCAAGTCTTTAACAGCCACAGGAACTTCAACCATTCTTTGAACCGCAGCTTTTACTTCCGTCGGTTTTCCGGTCCATTCAAAACACCAGCTTGTATTCATCCAATTTTCCTTTTTGTTTTTCTGCCAGGGTTCATCCCCGCGAAATTTTATTTAAATGCGAATTGAAAATTTCCACTCCGGCCCGGAGTGCGGCTCAAACCCGACAGCCGCGCTTCCAGTTGCGGAACGCTCAGCGTCTCGAGATAACGCCGGTGCGCTTCCACATTTGGCATCACGCCGCTTGCGGAAATAATTTCTCGGATCAGCCGCGTCCCATCTGCGGATGTTGTTTCTCTCGTCCTCTCCCCACCCCAAAATGTCATAGCGTCATGCCGCCTTCTTCCAGGATTTTTCGTTGAGTTGCGCCGCCCGACCGTCCCAATCCGCCTTGCCCTGCGCATTCCGCCACGCGTTCGGGAGGATGCAAACCTCCGCCCGGATATGAAGTTTCCGCGCCAGGTCCGTCGCCAGATAGCGCGCCCAGATGATCGAATCAAAACGGTTGTCCCGTTCCTTTTTGTACGAAGCCAATTTCGGATCGCCTTTCTCCTCGTTGTCGAATCCCACGATCACATGCCGGCAATGCACCTGCATCAACCAGTCGTCGAGCACCTGCCGGCATTCGTAATTTTTCGCGAAGGAAATTCCCGGCAGCGCGCACACGCCCATCGGTTCCTTGCGCCCCATCGCCATAATCCGCCACAAAATCGCCGCCTTGAATTCCCCCTCCGTGATCACCACCTTCGGAAAAAATTCCGGTTGTGTTTCCGAGCCCACCGGCCGCGGAAAGTAAACCTGCGATGTCCCCACCAGCGTCCCGCTTCGACCCATGCCCTTGTGCGGCCGCAGCGAAAGCAATTCCCCGCGCTCATTGAAGTACGGAATCAGAATCGGCTCGCACCAGCCCCACAAGTTGCCCTCATCATCCTTCCACTCGCCCCGCCCCGGCGATTCATCCGGTTTCAATTTCCGAATCCGCCCCGCGCCATAAAACTGGCCGTTGGGCCGCCGGTCCTTTTTCGCGCGGCGATCCTCCGGCAGCCAAATCCCCGCCGCCAGGCAATCCTGAAAACCAAACTCCTGCTCGATGGCGATCAACAAATCCCGGTTCGACTTCGGATTCGACCGGAACCGCAGCCCGCGCGATGCCGCCGTATCCAATGCCCGTTTCTTGAAAAGCATTTCCTCGTCGCGAAACAAAAACGGCGCCCGCTCAAACAGTGCCTTGAGCGAACGCCGTCCGTCATGAGTGGGCACGATGATGGCCGGACCAGTTCCCGGCCCAGCCGTGGCCGCGGGGCCGGGGATTGTTGAAGACGCGGCGGCCGGATTGGCGCCACTGGCGACCACCGCGCTTGGGTTAGTTACGGGAGAAGAAACAGGAGCAGGCAAATTCAAGATCCGCCGCGGCTCCCCCGCCACCGCCGGCCCGATATACCCGCGCGCCTGGAGATCGTCTAATAGACGATTAGCCCGGCTTTGCCCGATCTGGAATTTCTGTTTAAGGCGAACCGCACTCGCGCGCTTTTCCTCGCGAATCAGTTCAACCGTTTGGGCGATCAGCTTTTCCCACTCGCGTTTTTCCTCCTGTTCAAATTCCTCACGAGAAACAATGACACCGGCCATCAGCGGTTGCTGCTCAAGTTCCGCCGACTCGGCAGGTTCATCCGGCAATTTTTCATCGGCGGGGGGATGCGGCGTATCCAACTCTGCCGAGGGGCAGGAACCATCTGCAGCAACCATAGGCGCACCCTCCCCGCCAAATTCTTGAACGTCATTTGCGAGCGCAGGAACAGCCGGAGCAGAATTATCCGCAACGTCTTCATGGACCGCATCCGCCTTGCTCTCCGCTGGCAGCGCGGGGGGACTCTTCAAAGTCGTGCGCTCCTTCCAAACACCGGCCTGCTTCAAATACTCAACAAACGCATCCTTGATATTCAGGTTCGCGACATACCCGATATACTTGACCGCCGGCATCGCCTGAGCGCCCGTCGGACAAGATGTGCTCTGACACTTAAACATCTTGATCCCGGACCCATCCGCGACAAACACCCCCGCCTTGCTCTTTTTGTGGCAAAACGGGCAGGTAAAACACTTCCAATTCCCGTTTTGGGGAGCATGGCCATATTGCTCCATGACCCGTTCGAGCCCCATGCGCGAGTCCGCCTCCTTCAGCGCCGCGTCATTATCAAAAGGCGCGTTATCCGGGTTAATAACCCCTCCCTGATAACGCGTTACAAGGCCATGAGAACCGTCGGAAAGGTGTTAGAAGAACCACTATCACCCCGCGAAAACCAGCAAGGAAGGTACACTCAGGGTACAGTGAAGATGTAACCCATTGATTAGCAATGGCGGAGAGAGAGGGATTCGAACCCTCGGAAGGATTACTCCTTCACAGGTTTAGCAAACCTGCGCTTTAGGCCACTCAGCCATCTCTCCAGACCAATGTTTAGCCCTGTTTTAAAGGACAAAACCCACCTTTGCCAGCCACGCAGAAAGTGGAGGCTTGATGTTTGCCGGACGTTTGCCAATCCAAACGGGCAAACTATATGGCGCGTATCAAGCGCGAACAAGGACGGTAACTGAGTCCGCCAAAACTTCAAGGCTGAAAAAGAAGCCTTCGCCAAAAAAGCGGAATTCGCATTTGTGACCGGAAGCAATTCAAATCCGGAGAAATATTTTTCGGCGATACATCCAAAACAAAATCAGCCACATAACCAGCAGCACAAAAATACCTCGCACCAGAGGTTCAAAAGCTTCACCCATTAGCTTGAAGATGTTTCCGCCAAGGTGCGTAGTGAAACTGCCCACGATAAAGTCTTCGAGCAGATGAGCCATGCAATAAGCCGCGATGGAGTTCATGCCGACCACGACGAGTGGAAAGGCCCAACGCTTCCAACCTTTCAGATCCACCAACGCGTAAAATCCAGCCATCAAAACCAGACACCAGCCTCCGCTAAAAAGTGTCCAGCTTGGCGTCCAGATGCGTTTCACCACTGGACAAATTCCCAACCAGCCAAAAACAAGACCGGCCACCAATCCAACCACGCCGGCTATTGCCAGCCATTTTACTTTGTCCCAGGGCAAACGCGCACTGCGGATAATATTGCCGGCCGTCAGCCCAAGAATCATCGTCGCCAGCGTCGGTATAAAACTCAGTGTGCAGTAGCCGCCTTCGTTATTGGCGAACATGTGCTTGCGCGGAAACAGATTCAGGAACCATCGGTCAAATGCCCAAGCCAGGTTTGCGTTCTTGTTCCAATGCGCGGCAAAGCCCGCGAGGTTGGATTGCCAATCTTGCGAGACACCAGCCATCTTCCAGTCGAAATCTGCTCCCGGAAGCGGGTAAAGCGCAAAGGCCAGCCAGTAACCGAACAACAGAATCGCAAACGCCAGCCATTGCACGCGGGCGGATCGTTCCGCCAGCAAATAGAGAAATCCGTAGCCAAGACCGATCTGTGTCAAAGTATCCTCGAAGGTCCAATAGGTTTGTGTCCGCCCCATTGACCGCAGAAATACTCCGAGCAGAATGAGGATGAGCGCGCGCCAAAATGCGTGCATCGTCCGGGCGAATTGCGGCTGACCATTGGCAACCCGTCGGGCGATAGAAAACGGCAAGGCGACTCCCACCAGAAATGAAAACGACGGCTGGATCAGATCATGCAGCGAACAGCCCACCCATTCGACATGCGATTGATGATGGCAAAGAAATTTCCAAAAGGCACTGCCCGCATTATTCGTGGAGACCTGGCAAAAATCCAAAACCTCACCCATCATCAACAGCATGACGAACCCTCGATACGCATCTATCGAACCCAGACGCGGCGCGGAACTGCGAGCCGGGCTCGATGCCGGATGATTGCTCGGCAATTCAGCAATACTCGCAGCGGATGGATTGATTTGTGACATGCGAAATTCCAGTTATTCGCGGTGACCCGCAATGGACGAAAATCCAAGCACGGGAATCTCACCGCCGCTGGACAAAGCCTTCGCTGGAGCGCCACTGATTCTCAATGTCTGATGCAACCGATGATAACCACTTTCTTTTTCCCATACGTCACCGAGGATTGCGCCTGCGCTCGAAACCGCATTTGAGTTCGCCAAGCGAATAGCGTAGGCAGGATTGGCATAAAGTGACGGCGCCGGATCGGGCAAATTCAGGAGCAACTCATAGTCGCCCTTGGGCATCGCCGCCGGCAATGAAAGGCGGGCGCGCAAAATATAATTTGTTCCCGGCAGCCAGTGGCGCGCGTCCACGTCACGTGACAATTCGGCGTAATACTTTTTTCCATCGCCGCCGCGCAAAATCAATTCGATACCGCGTGGATTGAACGGCGCGGCGAAACCGGTATTTCGCAATTCCAGCGTTAGGGGAATCACCTGCCCCGGCTGCGCTTCCGCGCGAAATATTCCCGTGACCAATTCCAGCCGGTAACCAAGCCGCCGCTTGATTTCTTCCATACAGCCGTGTTCCACCCATTTGTCGTCTACGACGGCATTGTAATCCTCGTTCAAAAATGAATAGTGTGAAATTGCCATGTCGGAATCCGCGATGCCGCCCGCAGAAGCGCAATCGGACGCAGGTGAATTCAGCGCGCACGTCTCACCGCCCATCGGCACGTAGCGCGTATCCTGCGCGAGGTAATTTCTCAGATTGGCGGTGTCCTGCGGTGAATTCTTCGTTCCATAATCCAGACTGACAAAAGTGCCTTTGTCCGTGGAATCCGCGAGATAGCAATCGTTGTGAAATCCAATCCGCGACGCGTCGCTGCCGGTGAAGGCGTCCCGCGCATCGAGCGTCGGCGAACTGGTTGCCGCCGCCGGGCCATAGAAAAATTTTTGTTTTATCTGCGGCGTGCGAACTTGAATCATCCGCTCCGCGGGAAGAGCCTTGAGCAGCGCTTTGAGAACGTCCGCGCGGTCAATCCAGTTTTGCGCCCGCGCCAGGCCGTTCGAGTAAAAATTATCACTGTAGTAGCCCTCACCCCACGCGCCGATGAAGCCTTCCTGCAAGACGGCGATCACGTCGCTATTCTTCTTCAACAACGGCGCCAGTTGCGCGATGTGGCCGAGGATGCGTTCTTTGGCCGGTTCATGAAACGGGCGCACGTGATCCCGGTTATAGGCAAAACGAACGATGGCTTTGTCTCCCTGCGCGCGAACGGAATCCAAATCCGTCTGAATGGATTCAAGATAATTGGAACTGATCGGCGCGTTGACAAAAGTATCGAGATAAAACATCCGCAGGAAGAGGGAGATTTTTGCGTTATAAGTGTTGCCGGGAGAGTTTTTGCCGTTGATGCGCGCGCCCGCCAAATTGAGCGGCACATGGGAAGGCTTACTCGCGTGGCTGTATTCTTCAAGGTAAAAACCGCGTTCAGGATTCGCAAAATCCTCAGTGGATACAGTGTAATAATTAGTCACCAACACTTGAGCGCGGGCGGAATTTTGTTCGCTACAAACGACCCACGCAAATAAAAGTAATAAGGGAATTTTCATCAATATTCCTTCACCAGTTTGTTCACTTGCTTTTCCGTTCGACGGTTTCGACGAGTTTGAATTGATATGTCCGTTGCCAAAAAGTTCCGCTCCGCGGAATCGCCATGCCCGCTACTAAAAAAATGTTGGGTCTTCTTGGTCATCGGTTTTGAATCGCTGGCGAATTCTTAAAAATCATCGCGCCCCATTCGTGCTGGCGATGGAAATCCAGTTTCGCATGCGGCGATGTCGAGGAAATAACCGGCTCGCTAGCGCCGCGCGTGTAATCGTAACGGCCAAATGAAAACATCCACGTTGCGTTTTCGACCAGAGCCTTGGTTCCGCCGACCGCCGCCGTAGGAATTTCGGCATAAATTTGCCAGCGGTTCAGTTCGGGTTCGATCCACGTCATGGAATAAAACGCTTCTCCGGGAACAAAAAATTCCTCCAGCTTGCCGGTGCGGCGCGCCCACTCGGCGGCCTCATCATCCGGGTAACACAACTGCAGTCGGTGATTATTCGGCGTCACGTGAAACTCGGCATAACTCCGGCTTTCCGAGGCGCGCAGGAACATCTCAAAGACATCTCCCAATTCCCACGTCCGCGGGTTTAATTTCGTCGCCGCGTTGAAAATATCCGTGTCCATCAGCTCCGCAAAAACCACTAATGAATTTTCGAGCCAGCCGATGCGGACAACTCCGGGCAAAAATCCCGGCTCTTCCTGTTCCCGCCAAGCCTGGCGAAATCGGCACGCGGTTGCGGACGTAAAGGCCGCTCGCACGCTCCGCAAATTCGCGCGATCAAACAATGGCAACCGCTCGCACGAAATCGCCGGCGCAAGCATGTCCTTGGTCGCGATTGATTTTTGATTATCCATTTTTAAAATTTTTGCGGTTGCGCCGGATTCATTGAGCGAGTCGAAAAAATTGCCGACCGCTCCCCACTTGGATCACATAGGGACTGATTGCATTGCTTAGGCTCATCCACGGGCCGGCCGGCGACGAAACGGAATATTGCAGTGTGCCCGGGCCGGTCCAAATGACATTGAAGACATTGTTCGTTTGTGTGAAAAAAATGGTTCCCAGTTGCGGCGGAGAAATCGTGTACAGGATGCCCGTTTCCACGGCGACTTCCGGCCCCCGATTGTCCTGCAACAGCAATCGCATGGCGCTCGTGCCGAAAACTCTTTTGTTATCGGGATAAAGCGTGGACAACGAAACCTGAAATTCAAATTCCTTCGCGCTGGTAGATGGCGCCACCGCCCAGCCCAAACCAGAAACCGACCCGGCATTGAAACTTCCATTGCGTTGATCGTAACCAAAGCCGGTCTCGATCATCATCTCGGAACCGAACGAAGCGCCGGCCACGGCGTAGCCGGTTGCGGTGTTCATGTCCGTGTCAAAAAAGAGATGTGAATAAAAATCCGTGAACAGCGCGTACGGCGAGGCGAGCTTGATGTGGCCGTAAAGGTTCTGGCTATCGTTGGCGAACTGGACTTGCAAATAATTTACCGGATTGCCGTCGGGTGCGCCCTGGTACGCCCACGGAATATTTGTCCAATCGGCAAACGAGCCATCTATCGTAATTTTTTTATAGGTGCTGAGAGTATTCGTTCCCGCGACGACGGTGATGGAAACGAGGTTGGTGTCCTCATGCGCGGGCGAGCAACCATCCTCCGCCCGAACGGCAAACGAATACGTCATGCCATCGGTCAATCCACCAACCGTGAAACCATAAGGATAACTGCCCGGACCGGTTCCCAAATAATAGTTGGCGGGAATTTGTGAAGCGACGTGGGAAATTTTGGTGGCGGTCGCAAAATTAACCGTGCCGCCAGTCGAATAATAAATGTTATAATATACTGGATCGGTTTGGTCGCGGGCCACATCCCAATAGACTGTCGCGATACCGCGGCCTGCGATTACTCTCTGCACACCGGCGCGCGGGGATGGTTGCGTCGCCCCCTGCGCCGCGGTGCTGTCCCAAACGGGCGGTTGCGTATCCTGATTGGTCGCCAGCCATCCGGCGGCATTCGTGTTGAAGGATGAGTCGAGCGATGGAACCGTCCGATACAACGGCCATCCCTGAATGCCCATGCTCTCAACGTAGTCTTGATTGACGAGGGCGGCGGATTGGGGCGGCGTTTGATCGTAATCCACCACGAACAGGCTGAACCCGTCGGGACGCCCGGCTTCAGCATTTAACTTGGGAGCGAAATCATATTTGTTTTCGGCGAACGAACTCGAAATGTTCGTGGTGGTTTCCGTGTAATAACTTTCAAACATGACCATGTCCACGTACGGCCTCGGATTGTATGGATAGGTCTTCAGGTTTGAATCATAGAAAAAAAGGCCGCGATTGGCCATGAGCAGCTTGGTCGGATAGTTTGTGTGAATGCGCTGAATGAGCACTTGCATGCCGGGAGCAGTCCATTCGTAGGGTGTGCCAAAAGTATCCGGCGCGGCGGTGTCCAGGGTATCGAGAAAAACGCCGTCGCAATTAAGCGCGGTCCCGTTGGTCGTAGTTAGAATCTCGTCAAGGCCCGACTGGCCGCTGGTGGCTTTATTCATGGTCTTGATCACCATCCACCAGGCAGGCGCGCCGGCATTCACATAGTAACTGCCAAAATTAGAATTCTCATCCGGCTTGCCGGTCTGGTTGCTTTTTGAGTTGAGATAATACGACGCGTAGTTCGTGCCGCCAGATGACGGCAATCCAATGACATTCGTGATGCCGGAAAGCGGCAGGCTATCGGATGCCCTTGGGTCAACACGCGGACCCAGTCCATCACCGGCGACCGGCGCGCCGTTTCGATCATCTTCACCAATGGACAGGTAAGCCAGGACCAGCACGTCGTCACTCGTGCCGGCGATATTGTCCTTGCCGCGGCGGATGGTGGCGATCTGATTGGACGTTATGTTGCTCGCCGGATGCAGGATCACCATGCGATAATTGGTGCGCGCATAATCCACCTGGCTGGCATTCCAATTGCCGTAATAAATCAAATAAGGTGTGGTGGTGTTTAGTCTCAACGCTGGACCACGGCCGCCAAATGCACTCGCGATGGAAACTACCAGCATCAAGCACACGCTGAAGATCGCCGCCACCCTGCCCTGCCCGCGTTGAATGATTTCGGCCACTATTTTACTGCATTTTTGCTTCGCTATGCCTTCGCCAGTTTAGGCGACTTTACCATCCGTTCTTGTTCTGTCAACAATCATTTATCACATGATAATTTGGGTATATACGAGTTTTGACCCATGCGGTCAAAAAGAGACTGTTAAAGGGAAACGGAGGCCGCGCCGCGATTTTCGCGGACCGAGGAATTACGAATAACCAGCTTGGGTTTCAACTTGGTCTTCTGCGTCTTCGTCGTGGACTGGTCCATTCTCTGAATCAAAAACTGCCACGCCGTGGCGCACATCGCGGCGACCGGTTGCACCAAAGTAGTCAATGGACATTCCAGATATTCGGTGTCCTGAATGCCGTCGCAACCCACCAGCGCGATTTCTTCCGGCACTTTTATTTTCATATCGCACAGGCCGCGATAGATTCCCAGCGCCACGTCGTCAGAGTGGCAAAAAATCGCGTCCGGGCGGCCGTTCTCGCGGATGTAATCCTGAATCAACTGCCGCGCGATGGTGCGCTGCTGTTCCGTGAGCGGATAATAAATGAATTCCGGTTTTAACTTGGCCTGGCGCATCGCCTTGACATAACCGAGACGCCGGACGGCGCGCGAAGAATCCTCTCGCACGAAGGTCGCATGGGCGATGCGGCGGAATCCCGAGCC
The genomic region above belongs to Verrucomicrobiia bacterium and contains:
- a CDS encoding DNA translocase FtsK yields the protein MPAVKYIGYVANLNIKDAFVEYLKQAGVWKERTTLKSPPALPAESKADAVHEDVADNSAPAVPALANDVQEFGGEGAPMVAADGSCPSAELDTPHPPADEKLPDEPAESAELEQQPLMAGVIVSREEFEQEEKREWEKLIAQTVELIREEKRASAVRLKQKFQIGQSRANRLLDDLQARGYIGPAVAGEPRRILNLPAPVSSPVTNPSAVVASGANPAAASSTIPGPAATAGPGTGPAIIVPTHDGRRSLKALFERAPFLFRDEEMLFKKRALDTAASRGLRFRSNPKSNRDLLIAIEQEFGFQDCLAAGIWLPEDRRAKKDRRPNGQFYGAGRIRKLKPDESPGRGEWKDDEGNLWGWCEPILIPYFNERGELLSLRPHKGMGRSGTLVGTSQVYFPRPVGSETQPEFFPKVVITEGEFKAAILWRIMAMGRKEPMGVCALPGISFAKNYECRQVLDDWLMQVHCRHVIVGFDNEEKGDPKLASYKKERDNRFDSIIWARYLATDLARKLHIRAEVCILPNAWRNAQGKADWDGRAAQLNEKSWKKAA
- a CDS encoding DUF4832 domain-containing protein; protein product: MKIPLLLLFAWVVCSEQNSARAQVLVTNYYTVSTEDFANPERGFYLEEYSHASKPSHVPLNLAGARINGKNSPGNTYNAKISLFLRMFYLDTFVNAPISSNYLESIQTDLDSVRAQGDKAIVRFAYNRDHVRPFHEPAKERILGHIAQLAPLLKKNSDVIAVLQEGFIGAWGEGYYSDNFYSNGLARAQNWIDRADVLKALLKALPAERMIQVRTPQIKQKFFYGPAAATSSPTLDARDAFTGSDASRIGFHNDCYLADSTDKGTFVSLDYGTKNSPQDTANLRNYLAQDTRYVPMGGETCALNSPASDCASAGGIADSDMAISHYSFLNEDYNAVVDDKWVEHGCMEEIKRRLGYRLELVTGIFRAEAQPGQVIPLTLELRNTGFAAPFNPRGIELILRGGDGKKYYAELSRDVDARHWLPGTNYILRARLSLPAAMPKGDYELLLNLPDPAPSLYANPAYAIRLANSNAVSSAGAILGDVWEKESGYHRLHQTLRISGAPAKALSSGGEIPVLGFSSIAGHRE
- a CDS encoding LacI family DNA-binding transcriptional regulator, giving the protein MVTQAQIARKLGVSRQLVTFALSGYPQISQESRERILAAAQAMGYRPNPYARALRKGKSGIIGLWIPDQISTHYTHVARELNRLVKTARHELIVSEVSIAEEQQMLSHVPMDGIFVVDAPDQADIYRKSPTAARVPIISMGADCCENSDAVQVDLYAGALEVMEHLIGSGFRRIAHATFVREDSSRAVRRLGYVKAMRQAKLKPEFIYYPLTEQQRTIARQLIQDYIRENGRPDAIFCHSDDVALGIYRGLCDMKIKVPEEIALVGCDGIQDTEYLECPLTTLVQPVAAMCATAWQFLIQRMDQSTTKTQKTKLKPKLVIRNSSVRENRGAASVSL
- a CDS encoding DUF5009 domain-containing protein, translated to MSQINPSAASIAELPSNHPASSPARSSAPRLGSIDAYRGFVMLLMMGEVLDFCQVSTNNAGSAFWKFLCHHQSHVEWVGCSLHDLIQPSFSFLVGVALPFSIARRVANGQPQFARTMHAFWRALILILLGVFLRSMGRTQTYWTFEDTLTQIGLGYGFLYLLAERSARVQWLAFAILLFGYWLAFALYPLPGADFDWKMAGVSQDWQSNLAGFAAHWNKNANLAWAFDRWFLNLFPRKHMFANNEGGYCTLSFIPTLATMILGLTAGNIIRSARLPWDKVKWLAIAGVVGLVAGLVFGWLGICPVVKRIWTPSWTLFSGGWCLVLMAGFYALVDLKGWKRWAFPLVVVGMNSIAAYCMAHLLEDFIVGSFTTHLGGNIFKLMGEAFEPLVRGIFVLLVMWLILFWMYRRKIFLRI